A genomic segment from Vicia villosa cultivar HV-30 ecotype Madison, WI unplaced genomic scaffold, Vvil1.0 ctg.000113F_1_1, whole genome shotgun sequence encodes:
- the LOC131624242 gene encoding uncharacterized protein LOC131624242 has translation MEYENRFRQAQRQKYDCLLFDLDDTLYPLSCGIAKACGQNIKDYMVEKLGIDRSIIDDMSNHLYKNYGTTMAGLRAIGYDFDYDEYHSFVHGKLPYENLKPDPVLRNLLLSLPYRKLIFTNADKVHAVKALSKLGLEDCFEGIICFETLNPIHKNTLSDDDEDDIEFVGSTTNHTTSTSASISNLQIFDIIGHFAQSNPTQALPKTPIVCKPSEFAIELALKIANLDPQRTLFFEDSARNIQAGKRVGLDTVLVGKSQRIKGADYALESIHNLREAVPELWESELKSEVAYPSNLAVETSVNA, from the exons ATGGAGTATGAGAATCGGTTCAGACAAgctcaaagacaaaaatatgatTGTCTTCTTTTTG ATTTAGATGATACTTTGTATCCCCTAAGCTGTGGTATTGCTAAAGCATGTGGCCAAAACATTAAAG ATTATATGGTTGAGAAGCTTGGCATAGACAGAAGCATAATTGATGACATGTCCAACCATCTTTACAAAAACTATGGAACAACTATGGCTGGTTTAAGG GCAATTGGATATGACTTTGACTATGATGAGTATCATAGTTTTGTTCATGGGAAATTACCATATGAGAATTTGAAACCTGATCCAGTTTTAAGGAACCTCTTGTTGAGTCTACCTTATAGAAAACta atctTCACAAATGCAGACAAAGTTCATGCAGTTAAGGCACTAAGCAAGCTTGGATTAGAAGATTGTTTTGAAGGAATTATATGTTTTGAGACACTTAATCCTATCCACAAAAACACTCTatctgatgatgatgaagatgacatTGAGTTTGTAGGTTCAACAACCAATCATACAACAAGTACAAGTGCTAGTATTAGTAACTTGCAAATATTTGACATCATTGGCCATTTTGCACAATCCAATCCAACTCAAGCTTTGCCAAAGACTCCAATTGTTTGCAAACCTTCAGAATTTGCCATTGAGTTGGCTCTCAAGATTGCTAATCTGGACCCACAAAGAACT TTATTCTTTGAGGATAGTGCTAGAAACATACAAGCTGGAAAACGTGTAGGACTTGACACAGTGCTG GTTGGAAAATCACAGAGAATTAAAGGTGCAGATTATGCCTTAGAAAGTATCCACAATTTAAGAGAGGCAGTGCCAGAATTATGGGAATCTGAACTTAAATCAGAAGTTGCTTATCCTAGTAACCTTGCTGTGGAGACATCTGTGAATgcttaa